In Acipenser ruthenus chromosome 1, fAciRut3.2 maternal haplotype, whole genome shotgun sequence, the genomic stretch TCAACACATTAATATccataattctatttatttaacagttggcatttaaaaactttagacacgtagttgttacatgtcttgcatccctaaaaaattaaaaaataaacatttttaaaatcattactgaattaaacattttaccagcgttgaaaaatctatatgtagcgatcaattatatatatatatatacacacacacacacacacacacacacacacacacacagagtatatatagcactgtattcatcctattttttccttttcaagctcaagtaaaaaacgtttgtgtttttgctttcgtcacttagtttaggtttatcagaggtacatgaattaaaactgtacctctaaacctaagtgaattcatgcaaatcatgaaggattgccatacaatttaacataattaaacaGAGCAACGTCTTTCTCTTAACTTAGCAATAACTGAACTATGCAATttacaggaatataaacaaacaaccaatgcataaaaaataagtttatttcagagatagtctcgtttagaaaatctggaatctggttgccggtctgaaaagtaactggaatctctgtacttgttcagattagcctggcctaaattaatcacatttcaagacattaattttcaagatctctaatgagtttttgttttcttgggaaactacaaaataattaatttactaaattgatctgagtggaatggaactgctgattgaagaaattcagagactgacagatgacaattatagtaaaaggctgttttatgagataagaaacaggtttgccctttgtgccaattgtgctgcactgtgtgttggttttgtgatgtggaagccgagggcttaggaccaccatactcctttcatgtgtgacttaaactggatttgaagtcaagcattcagagatgtagtgtgtgtgtattaccaacacacctatttccattaatattctgcattttgacAGGTTTGGTAAACTTAATTTGTTGACTCTAAAACAAGTATGTCGGTACATCACgcgccattacaaaataaaagccgaactgtacatgtaaaaatgtaagtctgacatacctatatactcaacaacagacaaaggataacagttagatgtatgtgtgacatacacaatatgtaagccccactatattccacagcagggaataataaggcaaacaaattagtttaaatagtatTAGTCatgtgtaatttttcaataacGTCAGGACATGTGATGGAAGCtaactgcagtctgtattacttcttcgtcttcgctgagagcagtgtccaggtccttgtctttgcgctccacttgttgttctttcacaaactcctcctgtattctctccagctccagcagctcggctgtcagcctctacatgtgaaactctcgtctgttcttcagcagcttcatagggaagGGGTTCATATCATTAAACGTTATGGTCATTAGTTTCCTAAAGACAgaagatacagagaaaacaaaatgccactgatgaaacaactgcaaagttaaaggacctgggaactctgcatttttccccctttcaaaaaatacacaaataaataaataaacaataaagtatgggcctgccaaaattaaattcataaaaagacacaaaaagacaaacatacacacttgagaaacaatgcagttttttttttttaatttagtcgttgccaattattttttattattttctcccaaatttggaatggccgaagcgtgtgccgtcagccgacccctttttttcacactgcggactcgccatgcagccacccaagagctacagcgtcggaggacaacacagctctcgggcagcttacaggcaagcctgcaggcgcccggccagactacaggggtcgctggtgcgcggtgagccgatgacgccctggctgacctaaccctccctccccccgggcggcgctcggccaattgagtgtcgccccctggaagctcctgtcctcagtcggcaaaggaatagcctggactcgaactcgcgacgtccagcctatagggcatatcctgcactccacgtggagcgcctttactggatgcggcactcgggagccccacacagttctaacaggaacaaaaaatttaagtctgacatacaaagttgttacttgctaattttataacataattgtttatatattgaacccattaacttctacagtgtatcaatcttcaggtggtccaaatcagtcaatggccccctgtctctgcacagccggcactgcctggattcttgtctaatactgaagcatgaatggctgcatctaaatgaatgtgtttgtatttcaggtttagtggctgggcagaggagaaacatggtgattggatcaataattccaatgaaaaggctttgaaaactaaatggaaacatatttctgctgctttacagtcattgtgagaaagctctgccaaattattatcatataatcccagttatttcactgaaaatcaagagaaagcagactgattgatccagttccgtgctacagtataacagaaaataaatgttttcagtaaataaaaggcaacagaaccttggaattattcatccttaggataacttatttttactaagacctaatggcaagaaaattctgtttttaataggatcttaaacagctggtttcacaaactacacttagtactaatcttggactaccttacataAGATGACGCCcgccattacaaaataagagccATGACCTACGATAAACagtatgtacatataaaaatgtaagtctgacatacctatatactcaacaacagacagaggataacagttagatgtatgtgtgacatacacagTATGTAAGCCGCACTATATTCCACAGCAGGgaataataaagcaaacaaattagtttaaatagtatcagtgatgtgtaatttttcaataacGTCAGGACATGTGATACAAGCtaactgcagtctgtattacttcttcgtcttcgctgacagcagtgtccaggtccttgtctttgcgctccacttgttgttctttcacaaactcctcctgtattctctccagctcctgcagctcggctgtcagcctctccatgtgaaactctcgtctgttcttcagcagcttcatagggaagGGGTTCATATCATTAAACGCTATGGTCATTAGTTTCCTAAAGACAgaagatacagagaaaacaaaatgccactgatgaaacaactgcaaagttaaaggacctgggaactctgcatttttccctttcaaaaaatacataaataaataaataaataaacaacaaaatatgggcctgccaaaattaaattcataaaaagacaaaaagacaaacatacacacttgagaaacaatgcacagttctaacaggaacaaaaaatgtaagtctgacatacaaagttgttacttgctaattttataacataattgtttagagattgaacccattaacttctacagtgtatcaatcttcaggtggtccaaatcagtcaatgtccccctgtctctgcacagccggcactgcctggattcttgtctaatactgaagcatgaatggctgcatctaaatgaatgcatttgtatttcaggtttagtggctgggcagaggagaaacatggtgattggatcaataattccaatgaaaaggctttgaaaactaaatggaaacatatttctgctgctttacagtcattgtgagaaagctctgccaaattattatcatataatcccagttatttcactgaaaatcaagagaaagcagactgattgatccagttccgtgctacagtataacagaaaggaaatgttttcagtaaataaaaggcaacagaaccttggaattattcatccttaggataacttatttttactaagacctaatggcaagaaaattctgtttttaataggatcttaaacagctggtttcacaaactacaattagcactaattttggactaccttacctaagataacaataggtagttcaggattagtgctaatcagggcctgtgaaaccagccaattgacctaccagttaaattgttcaacactttaataatctgcttgcaaactgttcattaaacagctatacatacagtacatctgttttcTAAGCTGCAAAGAGGACATTATGTGGGTCTGTGAGGTGGGGCCTCCATTACCTGTAGGAAGTGAATGGTAAAGAAGGACTAACAGTTTCATAGTGGATGCATGGTAAAgctcagtaaactgcaaaatcactgttcaCATTTACCATCATCAAAATGGTACAAGACAGTTTATTGAAATCACTAACTTTACTAGTGGTTAAAAGCATGGCAAGTGAGTGAGATGAGTGTGAACTGTTTatacagtctgtgattgacagcaactggtctgatgcgtctgctgtacattatcatcatcctcattctgcctCACCTGCCATCAGAGATAGTTTTGGTGAAAAAACGGAGGTATTGGTAGATTTCCAGATTGTCGTGAATTTTTAGAATGTCCTCTTCATTGTACTTAAAGAGGGCCAGTGCATAGCGAAATATcacctggaaacagaaagaaggaaatactgttcaggttaaaaaagaagGATACTTTCACTCATCAAGTCGTCACTGGACTGAgcccttttataattaattatattttacttatttccatgtttttcatttttactctaTATAACTCTCTAAAATGTCATTactataattttaaataattggataagctgttacaatgtaagtgtgacatactgtgcacatgtttgcaagttaagacaatttttctcaacaatttgtgctgaaaaatgtattaagcacgtttcaacacagttgggtaagtgtgggtggtgtgggtagtgttggtggtgggggggtgggtatTAAAGGATCAATTACTAACACAGCCGGCCCTGTACCTTTGTGCCCTCATAGAGGAAAGCATCCCACACTCTGAGCAGGATGTCGCTGACCAGGCTTTCCACGAAGACCACCAGGAACCAGTTGAAGGTGATGAGGGAATGATCGATGCTGTGCTCCTTGAAGTGGGCCGTCAGGCGAGGCATCTTCTCAGCAAGAAAGTCACGGAACACCCTCTGATCAGCCTGCAAGGAACAAAGAGCTCTGcttagagcagcaggagttgctcaGCTGTTAGAACAAATAGGGACTATAACTGCCTGAATTAGCACATCCACAGTACTTACTGGTGAAGCAAAGGGGATAGCATTAAAACTCAGCTATAGGCTGACGAGCAAtgtcacaaatattttaacattttcttagtaATAACGGAGAGACATGGACAAATTAGCCAATTTCCATAACAGGTGCCTTTGGAAAATAGGCAAAAACTggtcaaacaaaatctcaaataaaGACCTCCACGAGAAGATCAaatcatcacagatacaaaaagaaGACGACTGAGGTGTATAGGCCACGTACTCAGGATAGAACAAACCCATATCCAGAAGGTAGCTCTACAATGGATACCGCAAGGGAAAAGAAAATGAGGCACAGAAAGTTGCCTAAGATCGAGAGGTGGCAAGGGCTTGTTGCGTCCTTGTGTCCCTGGAGGGAAGAAGAGGGTTCACTGATTTGAAATCAGttgttgtacatactgtacctgaGAGGCAGTGAGGGTTTTGCTGTAGTAGTCTTGTGGCATTATGATTTCAACAACAGCCACCAGACACCAGAAGGCATCCTCTTCATCCTTCAGAACTAAAAGTGCAATAGCTGCCAACCTGCAAGAGGAAACACACACCACATGACTCCACTGGAAGTATGCTGctaatattcagaagaaaagggggacacataggtgtgccaagccacatttttacacattttaggccctattttgaaataaattttcagaggaataaatacatttgatgtatgaaactagcaagaaattatgtaaattatacacttatttgtatttattattattttatttcttagcagacgcccttatccagagtgacttacagtcgtagacaaaaatacatttcaagaatcagtacACGTATTAATACAactaagagcaagataaaatacaatcacttcggttctagcaagtacaagtatatatgacaaaatacgattcaataacggaacagataacagtgtcagtgatagttacatcaggatataattaaatacaaaatactacagattaaatgacactcaacagattacagtactctaaagtacagggttaaatgcagtaaaatagggagcagataagagcaagtaaagtgcatttaaggaagagtgataagtgtccagatggaaaagaggagtttctacaggtgctgtctgaagaggtgagtcttgaggaggcgctggaagatggtcagggactggccaTCGTATTATTTTTAATCTGCCTGAATATGGCCACTCGTGCTTTCCACCACAGTTGTCTTTACAGTTGTGTAGAATGTTAAAGAACATATCTGGGCCAGTATATTCGTGAttccagaaaaatatatattgtacaggGGAGGGATGAGTAGCTAAGAATACACAACACAGTTAACAACCACTAGGTGTCATAATTTCTCAAATATTTCTGAactcaataaataaacactgtttgcatgtgtattcttattgctatttataatacaacaacacATTGCTCTAGTATAGTCTCCTGGCATAGCTACCTCCAACGAAGTGCTCTAAAATGTTAAACACCGGTAATGCTGCCATTACCTGTGGCACTGCTTACCGGTAATAGGCATTATTCCCTGTTTTAGAAAAGGATAAGTTATGCTAGTCCACGTCCAAGAAGTacaagaaagtgttttgttttttttggcaacaCCTTTTACTACTTAACATAAGCGAATGGCATTAAgaactttcaatacaaaaggtacaGTACCGGTTGAGGCCCTGGCAGTAGCCGATGGTGGGGTTTTGCCAGGAGAAAGCTAGCAGAATGCGCTGCAGCTTTTGGACTGCGTCGGAGGTGGGCGAGGAGAAGTGCTTATTGCTGGTGAGGGTGCGGTGCAGGTCCAGCCTGATCTGCCGCGAGGCCGGATGCTCCGACACCTCGCAGTGCTTCCTCAGCTCCTGGTAGCGATTGGGATTCCGCTTCCTATAGACCTGCGTCCGTGTCCTCACGATCCAGCGCCACACCTGCTCCCGGTACTCCACAGGGATCCCACACCGGATCAGGCCCTTCAGCTCCGGGGAGGGAGCCAGCTGGTCCAAGGGACGGCTGGCCAGGTAGTTAGCCCACCTGGTCTGCAAGGGCTTGTCCACCATCTCATTGTTGCGCAGGTTGTTGGAACGGATCTCCAGGGCCTGGATTTTGGCCAGGAGCTTCACGTCCTCTACTTCATAATCAGGAATGGTCTTGAATCCATAGTCGTCGTATTCACTGGGAAGGAACAGAAAGTTAAACAAGGATGTTGGTAACATGCAGTATTCACATATTCCCTAAATTATCATACAACATTGTATAGTAGGTGCATGGCTCCAGGTTTTTGTGATTTAGTTATGTGTAATGAACCTCTGTGTTAAGTTGTACTGTTATATTTCTAATCAGTCCCCTCTGCCAGCGTATTCCTCCCCAACGCTGCAGGAGAGCATTGAGTTAGTTAGTTGAGTTGGAACAGTTGGCGGAGAGAGACAAAGGGAGAGAAGGGAGTGGGCTGAAGTTTGACGGTTAGGAGGAGGTAAATGTGTTTGGAAACCAGTACAAGAACCAGGAAAGGGTTATGTGTAAATGGTATGTGTGCCTGAAACTAACCTGCCTAGGGTTAtgtataaggccctgtgtaaatcgagaTTTCACGAACTGCGCAGAAATTGCAAACttagcccaataccgtgattttttcaatattcttataattattatttgtattttatatgatggaggtaagctattctgtatgtcctgcaatgttactgcaaATCATCTGTTGACAGgtatttagattcaagtattcactgaaagagaaagacGGAAATCCAAGAAACCAAAAACGtgaacttccatgttccaaaagtccactgaaaaccgtgaagcacgaaacacattcaATTTTGACCTGACACGggtgtttgtttgcgcaaatatccctcttgaaaaactggacaaccaaaagttacgtaattTCTTCATAccgagtgtagcaaatggtggagtgattccttcatcagcccagctgagacgtgaatacttacctaaagttgccgactatcacaagcaggagattatggaattagtaaaacagtctggttgcttgtcaatgGTCACTGACGAGTTGACTGATGCCCAATAGCAATAtgtgtttcacattgtatttgttttgcagggcctaaatggtgaacacgcatctgacatagaactgagagctgtccttgcagatacacttcacctacaggctgttaatgacaacaccgtttcacaagctattgtaaagtgcttgaataactttgacgttgattttgaagatgtcagtgcatttatcaatctatttgctgtataaaaaaataataataatctttacacataatttataaaatagttctgtgcacaatCTTACAAAATACGACACTTTACCTGTGATACtgccttgaattaaaaaaaaaaaaacacacacacactattttcacagggccttatgtaTGAACAAAGGATCCTGGAGTTTTCTAAATAAGCTGTAGACTTGCTGCAGCCTCTGACTGCTTTTTGGGCATATATACACCTTCACTGCCTAACATCAACCCTTATATATGGTCCTGGAATTGCAGTGTTTATTGACGCACATTGCTCTTTATGTGGTTGGTTAGGGAGCAGTTCAATGTCAATCCAATCTTTGACCTTTCTTTTTGCCTGCTAAGGTGTGCAGTGGTATTGTGATGTGGATTACTATACAGTTAACAGCAAGCTCATTTCAGCTGCTTGCATCAATCGCTCGAacagcagaacaaacattttctgttcAATTTACAATCAATACTATTCAATCTGAGTTCCTGTGCAGCTGTTAAGACTACAGTAAACTCTACGAAAGGAATTTCTATAATATTGACAACaacaaactgagaaaataatCATGAAAAATAGGAAGTGCATATAATTTGCGCTTCTGTTCTAAACAGaccatgcaacaaaacaaaaagattttttgttttgttttgttttaaggaagtgacataaacaaaatatatatttttttcaattattaaattatcacattaaaagagcagggcacatgacatagaaaatcatagacagcaaagcccagaaactactgtaagttccagctcttttttggcttttcatttgcgcacctattagatcacaattgcaacaaaccaacattaacattttgatcCTTTGCTTGTTTTGGTATTTCAGGTCGGGATATGAGGGTATTATATGAAAATGGAActggtgtagcttgcaatcacatcatcagtttagcaatagaattgtattttaaatatttgaatatacttagtaacaaaaaaacaagaaagtaaccgggggaaaaaagttttcgcTGTGAAACCCCAGTATGGAAATGTCAGTACTGTCTTACCTGACAGGGTTGAGTTTAAAGACATCCTTCTTGTCTCCCTGCAGTGCGTCCTCAATGAGCCTTTTCACCATCTCCTGCTGACTGCTGTCCAGCCCTTTGCTCTCCTGCAGCCTGCGCAGCATGACCAGGTACTTGCTCTCAATCTGGCAGTTTTTGGCCTCCAGGtaggcacactgcaacacaaaagagaggtttagggttaggattaaaacaaaacacagcagctggtGAAAGCAATAACCCTCCCACAACCTCCCACTCATTTCCAAGATAGGGCAGTCCAAAGGCAGAGGGTTTCTACACCCTGTTACTTTTTAACTGGGTTgaacttgtttattaaaatgtaaaaatgaacctagtacatttttacattttaataaacagtacatggctcagttgctaacttctctgtggttttaattagtaatgcatgaacacacccgaggttgctgaccaggctaacagccagccagtcagaactactatgacagtcaactaagaagaagaaacaaggagTGAAACCTAGCAGGAGTACAAAggaaattataaaaataagggaagtacagtataaaatgaaaaaagaaaaaccacaaattactaaagagaaacataacagaggaagtatctctgcaaaaaaagcaaataattgaccaaaaatactgactgcctatgtctttatttatgcagatactagactacaataacaaggtaagaaggtatgtggagaagtggttagggctctggactcttgacccgagggtcgtgggttcaatcccaggtggggaacactgctgctgtaaccttgagcaaggtactttacctagattgctccagtaaaaacccaactgtataaatgggtaactgtataaatgggtaactgtatgtaaaaataatgtgatatcttgtaacaattgtaagtcgcactagataagggtgtctgctaagaaataaataataataataataataataaaagtatattaataaacatggtaaacccaggtagattattataaatgcattgtataaccatgggaaaagcatgggtaaaactgcagaaatactgtggttaaacaggaggccaaaggaatgctttaaacttttaaaaagttacctggatgtgaaaatgatacaaagtgaatctaaagttgttttttttattttgttttgttttttgagttACAGACTGTGTAAGAATAGTGCCCAGTAGGTCACCAGCTTGCGTCACTACATTAGAACCACTTGCAATCCATGTGTCACTAAGCAGTTTGCTTTATCATAATGTACCAGCATGCTAGTTGTTCTTTAATTTACTTTGGCTTCTTAGTGCAGACAGAGATGTCTCTAGGCGAAATCACAGATCTCATTGTGATTTTGTGGTTAaagctataagaaaaaagaaataaacgaaaCTCATTGCTATTACTATTAATCTAGGGCCTAGgctataaaagctgaaaataagatgtttagtattaaataaagtcacttatatattagccttacacagtgacgatactgcattaaagacttgtaggtaaggataatatattttttgaacatatatgttttttcacaATGGTTAAATGGGTACAGATCTGTCACACAGCAAGCTGTAAAGCACATACCTTCATCAGGAGGCCCTTCTCCTCTTCTGAACTGTTCCTCCACAGCTTAGTAAGCTGGTAGACTTCAGAGTTGAGGAACTTGTTTTGGATCTTGTGCGCCTCTATATCGTCCTAGTAAACACAGTAAAAGAATGAAATCAGAACACAATCTGTGGttgtacttaaaacatttctactgtgagctctacttattaagagcacaggtttgacctagtcctgactgatcactgcttttctttgctttcataattgtactcatttgt encodes the following:
- the LOC117420477 gene encoding TBC1 domain family member 2A-like isoform X4, with amino-acid sequence MLYWLQQLQIKRWQHNTSLVKIPAEASTTSTQLCQLPSAPWEGRTEDFLPAVKTPKGLVGEAAACLPDPWQQNALQKLSLKHPITEIQNTVLNICGNKPAQELRRSVFNFDKIQQSQDCPCEDPVTQILGETTAPPVPLTPPAPTVLSAPSVSSVTNESAQEAKTGGKSSPSSSMNKREKKMTSSLQPSGEVVSGKEGSPVDKLSRLQHEVFTLTEELKSQKELVRLLHKALEAAQQEKRTSKQFLAAAGEQERLELVRHKERCIADLDGRLEALLKDKEELEQRLAMQDCQVNELQQHVQLMMEKNNAKQEVILKLSEQVAACMADPQRTVANSMGTETFCRLQEQIEHLKDDIEAHKIQNKFLNSEVYQLTKLWRNSSEEEKGLLMKCAYLEAKNCQIESKYLVMLRRLQESKGLDSSQQEMVKRLIEDALQGDKKDVFKLNPVSEYDDYGFKTIPDYEVEDVKLLAKIQALEIRSNNLRNNEMVDKPLQTRWANYLASRPLDQLAPSPELKGLIRCGIPVEYREQVWRWIVRTRTQVYRKRNPNRYQELRKHCEVSEHPASRQIRLDLHRTLTSNKHFSSPTSDAVQKLQRILLAFSWQNPTIGYCQGLNRLAAIALLVLKDEEDAFWCLVAVVEIIMPQDYYSKTLTASQADQRVFRDFLAEKMPRLTAHFKEHSIDHSLITFNWFLVVFVESLVSDILLRVWDAFLYEGTKVIFRYALALFKYNEEDILKIHDNLEIYQYLRFFTKTISDGRKLMTIAFNDMNPFPMKLLKNRREFHMERLTAELQELERIQEEFVKEQQVERKDKDLDTAVSEDEENCVGLPSAASSKGAPRGVQDMPYRLDVASSSPGYSFAD
- the LOC117420477 gene encoding TBC1 domain family member 2A-like isoform X1, giving the protein MVRTVKMEQDCQVGKPMPPADPNLTSPDNHHDLTASAREEVGSTKENEGDSTHMDQSNAQEKPVMKTKMEPSSTKLCGYLNKLGGPLKAWKARWFVFEEKKCQLYYYRTSQDVNPLGSIDLANATFGYPDQAQEGTFQIQIPGRVVVLKALNSQAMLYWLQQLQIKRWQHNTSLVKIPAEASTTSTQLCQLPSAPWEGRTEDFLPAVKTPKGLVGEAAACLPDPWQQNALQKLSLKHPITEIQNTVLNICGNKPAQELRRSVFNFDKIQQSQDCPCEDPVTQILGETTAPPVPLTPPAPTVLSAPSVSSVTNESAQEAKTGGKSSPSSSMNKREKKMTSSLQPSGEVVSGKEGSPVDKLSRLQHEVFTLTEELKSQKELVRLLHKALEAAQQEKRTSKQFLAAAGEQERLELVRHKERCIADLDGRLEALLKDKEELEQRLAMQDCQVNELQQHVQLMMEKNNAKQEVILKLSEQVAACMADPQRTVANSMGTETFCRLQEQIEHLKDDIEAHKIQNKFLNSEVYQLTKLWRNSSEEEKGLLMKCAYLEAKNCQIESKYLVMLRRLQESKGLDSSQQEMVKRLIEDALQGDKKDVFKLNPVSEYDDYGFKTIPDYEVEDVKLLAKIQALEIRSNNLRNNEMVDKPLQTRWANYLASRPLDQLAPSPELKGLIRCGIPVEYREQVWRWIVRTRTQVYRKRNPNRYQELRKHCEVSEHPASRQIRLDLHRTLTSNKHFSSPTSDAVQKLQRILLAFSWQNPTIGYCQGLNRLAAIALLVLKDEEDAFWCLVAVVEIIMPQDYYSKTLTASQADQRVFRDFLAEKMPRLTAHFKEHSIDHSLITFNWFLVVFVESLVSDILLRVWDAFLYEGTKVIFRYALALFKYNEEDILKIHDNLEIYQYLRFFTKTISDGRKLMTIAFNDMNPFPMKLLKNRREFHMERLTAELQELERIQEEFVKEQQVERKDKDLDTAVSEDEENCVGLPSAASSKGAPRGVQDMPYRLDVASSSPGYSFAD